Genomic window (Elstera cyanobacteriorum):
TAAGGTCGCCCGATGCGCTGCTGCGATGGGGCCAATATCCGCCATCAGCATCGCCACCTTCTGGCGGTTGGCCTGTGAAAAACGAGGGTTATCGCGGCGCTGGTCGTCGCCTGCAAAGCTACGGTCCGGCCCAATTTTGCCGGAGAGCAGCCCGAGCGCGAGGGAGGAATAGGACAGGATAGATACCCCCGCCACCTGGCACGGCGGCACCAGCGTTTTGGCGATCTCGGGCTTCACCATCGAAAATTCTTCTTGAATGGCATCGAGCGGCCCGGCGGCGGTATAAGCCTCTAGATCGTCGGCGGAAACATTACTGGCGCCGATGGCCCGGATTTTCCCTTCTGCCTTTAGGGCCTCCAGGGTCGCCATCGTTTCGGCTATCGGCGTCGTCGGATCCTGCCAATGGGTAATGTAGAGGTCGATATAATCGGTGCGAAGGCGCTTCAGGCTTTGTTCCACCTCGTAGCGGATCGACGCGCCGCCGAGGTGACGTTGAACCGGTTGGCCGTTCTGGCTGAAGAAATAATTCCCCGCCTGGGTGTGCCAGACCAGCCCGCATTTCGTGACCAGCACGGTCTTATCGCGCCGTCCCTGCAGGGCTTGGCCGACAATCTCTTCGGCAACGCCCATACCATAGGCAGGAGCCGTATCAATGAGGCTGACCCCCGCATCCACCGACGCCTGAATGGCGGCGATGGATTGTTCCGTATCGGTGCCGCCCCACATCCAGCCGCCGATGGCCCAGGTGCCGAGACCGACGGCGGAGGCGGCGATGCCGCTGTGGCCAATGGGCCGGGTAAGCATTGGTGCGTTCATGCTAAGACCTTTCTGAATCGAGCAAGCCCTGGGCGGTGGCTTCATCGACGACCAGGGAATGGAGATAGTTTCCGGCGAGCGCCGCCCGCAGTGGGCCAATCTTCTGTGGGCCAGAGGCAACGCCGATAACGCGCGGGCAGGCGGCGATATCCTTTGGGCTCAGGGCCACCACGCGCGAATTCAGCGGCACATCGGCCAGGGTGCCATCAGCCCGGATCAGATGGGCGATGAACTCCCCAGCCACTTCGCGCGCGGCAAAGCCTTGGGCGTCCGGGTCGGGGATCGAGTCATAATAACCAGACCCCGAGGCTTCGACCGCGCCAACCCCAACCACCGCC
Coding sequences:
- a CDS encoding aldo/keto reductase encodes the protein MLTRPIGHSGIAASAVGLGTWAIGGWMWGGTDTEQSIAAIQASVDAGVSLIDTAPAYGMGVAEEIVGQALQGRRDKTVLVTKCGLVWHTQAGNYFFSQNGQPVQRHLGGASIRYEVEQSLKRLRTDYIDLYITHWQDPTTPIAETMATLEALKAEGKIRAIGASNVSADDLEAYTAAGPLDAIQEEFSMVKPEIAKTLVPPCQVAGVSILSYSSLALGLLSGKIGPDRSFAGDDQRRDNPRFSQANRQKVAMLMADIGPIAAAHRATLAQIVIAWTLQQPGITFALCGARDPGQAQENAGAGRIALSPEEIGLIGAAATRHLVGLDG